A stretch of the Streptomyces sp. NBC_01428 genome encodes the following:
- a CDS encoding alanine racemase, producing MALTLYVDTARWRAHHKQVSEQFPGLVPVCKGNGYGFGHERLADEATRLGSDILAVGTTYEAARIKDWFGGDLLVLTPFRRGEEPVPLPDRVIRSVSSIDGVYGLVGARVVIEVMSSMKRHGVSEQDLPHLHAAIENVRLEGFAIHLPLDRTDGSDAVEEVIGWMDRLRAARLPLHTMFVSHLKADELARLQQQFPQTRFRARIGTRLWLGDHEATEYRGAVLDVTRVSKGDRFGYRQQKAASDGWLVVVAGGTSHGVGLEAPKALHGVMPRAKGVARAGLATVNRNLAPFVWAGKQRWFAEPPHMQVSILFVPSDASEPKVGDELVAHLRHTTTQYDRVVER from the coding sequence ATGGCGCTCACGCTCTACGTCGACACCGCGCGCTGGCGGGCACACCACAAGCAGGTGTCCGAGCAGTTTCCGGGGCTGGTCCCCGTCTGCAAGGGCAACGGCTACGGCTTCGGCCACGAACGGCTCGCGGACGAGGCCACCCGCCTGGGCTCGGACATCCTCGCCGTGGGCACCACGTACGAGGCCGCCCGGATCAAGGACTGGTTCGGTGGCGATCTCCTGGTGCTGACGCCGTTCAGGCGCGGCGAGGAGCCCGTGCCGCTGCCCGACCGTGTCATCCGGTCGGTGTCGTCCATCGACGGCGTCTACGGCCTCGTGGGAGCCCGCGTGGTCATCGAGGTCATGTCCTCGATGAAGCGGCACGGTGTGAGCGAGCAGGACCTGCCGCATCTGCACGCCGCGATCGAGAACGTGCGGCTCGAGGGTTTCGCCATCCACCTGCCGCTGGACCGCACCGACGGCTCGGACGCCGTCGAGGAGGTCATCGGCTGGATGGACCGCCTCCGTGCGGCCCGCCTGCCGCTCCACACGATGTTCGTCAGCCACCTCAAGGCGGACGAACTCGCGCGGCTTCAGCAGCAGTTCCCGCAGACCCGCTTCCGCGCCCGCATCGGCACGCGGCTGTGGCTGGGGGACCACGAGGCCACCGAGTACCGCGGAGCCGTTCTGGACGTCACGCGCGTCTCCAAGGGCGACCGCTTCGGCTACCGGCAGCAGAAGGCCGCCTCGGACGGCTGGCTCGTCGTCGTGGCGGGCGGTACGTCGCACGGAGTGGGTCTGGAAGCCCCCAAGGCGCTGCACGGCGTCATGCCGCGGGCCAAGGGCGTCGCACGCGCCGGCCTGGCCACGGTGAACCGCAACCTCGCACCGTTCGTCTGGGCGGGCAAGCAGCGCTGGTTCGCGGAGCCCCCGCACATGCAGGTCTCCATCCTCTTCGTGCCCTCCGACGCCTCGGAGCCGAAGGTCGGCGACGAGCTCGTCGCGCACCTGCGGCACACCACGACGCAGTACGACCGGGTCGTCGAGCGCTGA
- the femX gene encoding peptidoglycan bridge formation glycyltransferase FemX produces MSLTLRTISREQHLAYIQSLPAASHMQVPAWADVKAEWRSENLGWFDDRTGEMVGAGLVLYRQLPKIKRYLAYLPEGPVINWFAPNLDDWLQPMLAHLKQQGAFSVKMGPPVIIRRWEATSIKGGIQNPDVKRLRDIEADFIEPRAFEVADKLRRMGWQQGEDGGAGFGDVQPRYVFQVPLANRSLEEVHKNFNQLWRRNIKKAEKAGVEVVQGGYHDLEEWQRLYEITAVRDHFRPRPLSYFQRMWTALNTEDPNRMRLYFARHNGVNLSAATMLVVGGHVWYSYGASDNIGREVRPSNAMQWRMLRDSYALGATVYDLRGISDSLDETDHLFGLIQFKVGTGGEAAEYLGEWDFPLNKLLHKALDIYMSRR; encoded by the coding sequence ATGAGCCTGACCCTGAGGACCATCAGCCGTGAGCAGCATCTGGCGTACATCCAGAGCCTGCCCGCGGCCAGTCACATGCAGGTCCCCGCATGGGCAGACGTAAAGGCCGAATGGCGCTCCGAGAACCTCGGGTGGTTCGACGACCGGACCGGCGAGATGGTCGGCGCGGGCCTGGTGCTCTACCGCCAGCTGCCCAAGATCAAGCGTTACCTGGCCTACCTTCCCGAGGGCCCGGTCATCAACTGGTTCGCGCCGAACCTGGACGACTGGCTGCAGCCGATGCTCGCGCACCTCAAGCAGCAGGGCGCCTTCTCCGTGAAGATGGGCCCGCCGGTGATCATCCGGCGCTGGGAGGCCACCTCCATCAAGGGCGGCATCCAGAACCCGGACGTGAAGCGCCTGCGCGACATCGAGGCCGACTTCATCGAACCGCGCGCCTTCGAGGTGGCCGACAAGCTGCGCCGCATGGGCTGGCAGCAGGGCGAGGACGGCGGCGCCGGCTTCGGTGACGTCCAGCCCCGCTACGTCTTCCAGGTGCCGCTCGCCAACCGTTCGCTGGAAGAGGTCCACAAGAACTTCAACCAGCTCTGGCGCCGCAACATCAAGAAGGCCGAGAAGGCCGGCGTCGAGGTCGTCCAGGGTGGCTACCACGACCTGGAGGAGTGGCAGCGGCTCTACGAGATCACCGCGGTGCGCGACCACTTCCGGCCGCGCCCGCTGTCGTACTTCCAGCGCATGTGGACGGCCCTCAACACCGAGGACCCGAACCGCATGCGGCTCTACTTCGCGCGTCACAACGGCGTGAACCTCTCCGCCGCGACGATGCTCGTCGTGGGCGGCCACGTCTGGTACTCCTACGGTGCCTCGGACAACATCGGTCGCGAGGTCCGGCCCTCGAACGCGATGCAGTGGCGCATGCTGCGCGACTCGTACGCCCTCGGTGCCACGGTCTACGACCTGCGCGGCATCTCCGACTCGCTGGACGAGACCGACCACCTCTTCGGCCTCATCCAGTTCAAGGTGGGCACCGGCGGCGAGGCGGCCGAGTACCTCGGCGAGTGGGACTTCCCCCTCAACAAGCTGCTCCACAAGGCGCTCGACATCTACATGTCGCGCCGCTGA
- the rpsF gene encoding 30S ribosomal protein S6: protein MRHYEVMVILDPDLEERAVAPLIENFLSVVREGAGKVEKVDTWGRRRLSYEIKKKPEGIYSVIDLQAEPAVVKELDRQMNLNESVLRTKVLRPETH from the coding sequence ATGCGTCACTACGAAGTGATGGTCATCCTCGACCCCGATCTGGAGGAGCGCGCTGTCGCCCCCCTGATCGAGAACTTCCTCTCCGTCGTCCGTGAGGGCGCCGGAAAGGTCGAAAAGGTCGACACCTGGGGCCGTCGTCGTCTCTCGTACGAGATCAAGAAGAAGCCCGAGGGCATCTACTCGGTCATCGACCTGCAGGCCGAGCCTGCGGTCGTCAAGGAGCTCGACCGCCAGATGAACCTGAACGAGTCGGTCCTCCGGACCAAGGTCCTCCGTCCCGAGACCCACTGA
- a CDS encoding single-stranded DNA-binding protein: MAGETVITVVGNLVDDPELRFTPSGAAVAKFRVASTPRTFDRQTNEWKDGESLFLTCSVWRQAAENVAESLTRGMRVIVQGRLKQRSYDDREGVKRTVYELDVEEVGASLKNATAKVTKTTGRSGQGGQGGYGGGGGGQQGGGWGGGSGGAPQGGGAPADDPWATGAPAGGNQGGGGGGGGWGGNSGGAGGSGGGYSDEPPF, from the coding sequence ATGGCAGGCGAGACCGTCATCACGGTTGTCGGCAATCTTGTCGACGACCCCGAGCTGCGCTTCACCCCTTCCGGTGCGGCGGTCGCGAAGTTCCGTGTCGCGTCCACTCCCCGCACCTTCGACCGTCAGACCAACGAGTGGAAGGACGGCGAGAGCCTGTTCCTGACCTGCTCGGTCTGGCGTCAGGCGGCGGAGAACGTCGCAGAGTCGCTCACGCGAGGCATGCGCGTCATCGTGCAGGGCCGGCTGAAGCAGCGGTCCTACGATGACCGTGAGGGCGTCAAGCGCACGGTCTACGAGCTGGACGTCGAGGAAGTCGGCGCCAGCCTGAAGAACGCCACGGCCAAGGTCACGAAGACCACGGGTCGAAGTGGCCAGGGCGGCCAGGGTGGTTACGGCGGCGGTGGCGGCGGCCAGCAGGGCGGTGGCTGGGGCGGTGGCTCCGGCGGCGCTCCGCAGGGCGGCGGCGCTCCCGCTGACGACCCCTGGGCGACCGGCGCTCCCGCCGGTGGCAACCAGGGCGGCGGCGGTGGCGGTGGCGGTTGGGGCGGAAACTCCGGCGGTGCCGGCGGTTCCGGCGGCGGCTACTCGGACGAGCCCCCCTTCTAG
- the rpsR gene encoding 30S ribosomal protein S18, with protein MAKPPVRKPKKKVCAFCKDKVTYVDYKDTNMLRKFISDRGKIRARRVTGNCTQHQRDVATAVKNSREMALLPYTSTAR; from the coding sequence ATGGCGAAGCCGCCTGTGCGCAAGCCGAAGAAGAAGGTCTGCGCTTTCTGCAAGGACAAGGTCACGTACGTGGACTACAAGGACACGAACATGCTGCGGAAGTTCATTTCCGACCGCGGCAAGATCCGTGCCCGCCGCGTGACCGGCAACTGCACGCAGCACCAGCGTGACGTCGCCACGGCTGTGAAGAACAGCCGTGAGATGGCGCTGCTGCCCTACACGTCCACCGCGCGATAA
- the rplI gene encoding 50S ribosomal protein L9 codes for MKIILTHEVSGLGAAGDVVDVKDGYARNYLIPRNFAIRWTKGGEKDVEQIRRARKIHEIATIEQANEIKARLEGVKVRLAVRSGDAGRLFGSVTPADVASAIKASGGPEVDKRRIELGSPIKTLGAHETSVRLHPEVAAKVNVEVVAA; via the coding sequence ATGAAGATCATCCTCACCCACGAGGTCTCCGGCCTCGGTGCCGCGGGCGACGTCGTCGACGTCAAGGACGGCTACGCTCGCAACTACCTGATCCCGCGGAACTTTGCGATCCGCTGGACCAAGGGCGGCGAGAAGGACGTCGAGCAGATTCGTCGTGCTCGCAAGATCCACGAGATCGCCACCATCGAGCAGGCCAACGAGATCAAGGCCCGCCTCGAAGGTGTCAAGGTCCGCCTGGCCGTTCGCTCCGGCGACGCCGGTCGTCTCTTCGGTTCCGTCACCCCGGCCGACGTCGCTTCGGCGATCAAGGCTTCCGGTGGCCCCGAGGTCGACAAGCGCCGCATCGAGCTGGGCTCGCCCATCAAGACCCTGGGCGCCCACGAGACGTCCGTGCGTCTGCACCCCGAGGTTGCCGCCAAGGTCAACGTCGAGGTCGTCGCTGCCTGA
- a CDS encoding MATE family efflux transporter produces the protein MTQAPAAPRTARRRHDREIVALAVPAFGALVAEPLFVMADSAIVGHLGTAQLAGLGVASALLMTAVGVFVFLAYATTAAVARRVGAGDLGAAIKQGMDGIWLALLIGVAVIVVTLPTAPSLMALFGASDTAAPYATTYLRISAFGIPAMLVVLAATGVLRGLQDTRTPLYVAVGGFVANAALNGLLVYGVGLGIAGSAWGTVIAQWAMAAVYLYVVVRGARKHDASLRPDADGIRACAQAGAPLLVRTLSLRAILLIATAVAARLGDADMAAHQIILSLWSLLAFALDAIAIAGQAIIGRYLGAGDAHGARETCRRMIQWGIATGIVLGLLVVATRSVFLPLFSGDTGVQDTALPALVVVALVQPICGVAFVLDGVLMGAGDGPYLARAMLLTLAVFAPVALLVPVLGGGLTALWGAMALMMTMRMVTLWLRSRSGRWIVTGATR, from the coding sequence ATGACACAGGCTCCCGCGGCACCCCGGACCGCCCGGCGTCGGCATGACCGAGAGATCGTCGCGCTGGCCGTCCCGGCCTTCGGTGCACTCGTCGCCGAGCCTCTTTTCGTCATGGCCGACAGCGCCATCGTCGGCCATCTGGGCACTGCGCAACTGGCCGGACTCGGCGTCGCCTCCGCGCTGCTCATGACAGCGGTCGGCGTCTTCGTCTTCCTCGCCTACGCCACCACAGCCGCCGTCGCGCGACGCGTCGGCGCGGGTGATCTCGGAGCCGCGATCAAACAGGGGATGGACGGCATCTGGCTCGCCCTGCTCATCGGTGTGGCCGTCATCGTCGTCACGCTCCCCACGGCGCCTTCCTTGATGGCACTCTTCGGCGCCTCCGACACCGCAGCTCCGTACGCAACGACGTATCTCCGGATCTCGGCGTTCGGCATTCCCGCCATGCTCGTCGTCCTCGCCGCAACAGGAGTGCTGCGCGGACTTCAGGACACAAGGACTCCGCTGTATGTCGCCGTCGGTGGCTTCGTCGCCAACGCTGCCCTCAACGGACTCCTCGTCTATGGAGTCGGCCTCGGTATCGCCGGCTCCGCCTGGGGCACCGTCATCGCTCAGTGGGCCATGGCGGCCGTCTATCTCTACGTCGTCGTGCGAGGTGCCCGGAAACACGACGCGTCCCTTCGACCGGATGCCGACGGGATACGCGCCTGCGCCCAGGCTGGGGCGCCCCTGCTCGTCCGTACTCTGTCGCTCAGGGCGATCCTGCTGATCGCCACTGCCGTCGCCGCCCGGCTGGGGGACGCCGACATGGCCGCGCACCAGATCATCCTGTCGCTGTGGAGTCTGCTTGCCTTCGCTCTCGACGCCATCGCCATAGCGGGCCAGGCCATCATCGGTCGCTATCTGGGCGCGGGCGACGCACACGGCGCCCGCGAGACATGCCGACGCATGATCCAGTGGGGCATCGCCACCGGTATCGTCCTCGGTCTGCTGGTCGTGGCGACCCGCTCCGTGTTCCTTCCGCTGTTCAGCGGCGACACGGGTGTGCAGGACACGGCGCTGCCGGCGCTGGTCGTCGTGGCTCTCGTGCAGCCGATCTGCGGCGTCGCCTTCGTGTTGGACGGAGTCCTGATGGGCGCGGGGGACGGCCCGTATCTGGCGCGCGCGATGCTGCTGACACTGGCGGTCTTCGCCCCCGTCGCGTTGCTCGTCCCCGTACTCGGCGGCGGGCTGACCGCACTCTGGGGCGCCATGGCACTGATGATGACGATGCGCATGGTGACGTTGTGGCTGCGTTCCCGTTCGGGCCGCTGGATCGTCACGGGCGCAACGCGCTGA